The Segatella copri genome contains a region encoding:
- a CDS encoding glycoside hydrolase family 2 TIM barrel-domain containing protein, whose protein sequence is MKPEPSTFEVRNELFAPDGKLLQTFKKKVTLKAGETRRMELQSKLISNSELWTPETLILYKVVTSLVDTKTRKAIDEKSHKVGFRWFSFDGEKGFCLNGKSYKLRGFNRHQDQAPVGVAPHRRDIRLLKEMGSNYIRISHYPQDDALLDACDELGLLAWEEIPIIDLVPDTPGYADNCERNLREMIRQHFNHPSIINWGYMNEILLCTP, encoded by the coding sequence GTGAAGCCAGAACCATCAACTTTTGAGGTCAGGAATGAACTGTTTGCGCCTGATGGAAAACTCTTGCAAACTTTCAAGAAAAAAGTGACTCTGAAAGCCGGCGAAACCAGGCGCATGGAATTACAGTCTAAGCTCATCAGTAATTCTGAGCTTTGGACTCCGGAGACACTTATATTATATAAGGTGGTAACTTCGCTTGTCGACACAAAAACAAGAAAAGCCATTGACGAGAAATCCCATAAGGTAGGATTCCGCTGGTTTTCATTCGATGGCGAGAAGGGATTCTGTTTGAATGGGAAGTCTTACAAGTTGCGTGGTTTCAACCGTCATCAGGATCAGGCACCTGTAGGTGTAGCCCCGCACCGTCGCGACATCCGTCTGTTGAAGGAAATGGGCAGCAATTATATCCGTATCTCCCATTATCCACAAGATGATGCTCTCCTGGATGCCTGTGATGAGCTTGGTTTGTTGGCTTGGGAGGAAATTCCTATAATAGATCTTGTGCCCGACACTCCAGGCTATGCAGATAATTGCGAGCGTAATCTGCGGGAAATGATCCGGCAACACTTTAACCATCCGAGTATTATCAACTGGGGCTACATGAATGAAATACTGCTCTGCACTCCATGA
- a CDS encoding malectin domain-containing carbohydrate-binding protein: MELFVNGKSCGKKNVENCLAVFDVVLPFGSSTLEAKGFGEKLTGDAGRKDGNTEDVMNIWYNPLPDQAYKAGSWGYIGGENKSTTSEIQNTIDGPIYQIWRKGDLEYKIDAPKGEYQVELLMADVTKPATQLPNLLARSNGEASSKDARFDVSINGEIKETDFTPTDGRHYCTAFKPKSMPTLRLVFSKSSTSTCALDRIRRLRAQVFICIFVNCLIISNICILSVFCKC, translated from the coding sequence GTGGAACTTTTCGTCAATGGCAAGAGCTGTGGAAAGAAGAATGTAGAAAATTGCCTTGCAGTCTTTGATGTAGTATTGCCTTTCGGAAGTTCAACGTTAGAAGCAAAAGGTTTTGGTGAGAAGCTCACTGGCGATGCTGGCAGGAAAGATGGTAATACAGAAGATGTGATGAATATCTGGTACAATCCACTGCCAGACCAAGCCTATAAGGCAGGCTCATGGGGATATATAGGAGGAGAAAACAAAAGTACCACATCTGAGATACAGAATACGATTGATGGACCTATTTATCAGATTTGGCGTAAAGGCGACTTGGAATATAAGATAGATGCACCAAAAGGCGAATATCAAGTGGAATTGTTGATGGCTGATGTTACTAAGCCAGCAACCCAGTTGCCTAATCTTCTTGCCAGAAGCAATGGAGAAGCTTCATCTAAAGATGCAAGATTTGATGTCAGCATAAATGGAGAAATCAAGGAGACAGATTTCACTCCTACCGATGGACGCCATTATTGCACAGCCTTCAAGCCCAAGTCGATGCCGACACTCAGATTGGTTTTCTCCAAGTCCTCGACCTCAACCTGCGCCCTCGATCGGATCCGACGATTGAGGGCGCAGGTTTTTATCTGTATATTTGTTAACTGCCTTATTATTAGTAATATATGTATCTTATCCGTGTTTTGCAAATGTTAA